One genomic window of Struthio camelus isolate bStrCam1 chromosome 1, bStrCam1.hap1, whole genome shotgun sequence includes the following:
- the CAPRIN2 gene encoding caprin-2 isoform X3: MVQLSQAPFRRPSPSGRSEEGEDKSMKAAKQQVNPSGESQPPSSPLQSALNSAASPSQAYETYIDNGLICLKHKIRNIEKKKLKLEDYKDRLKKGEALNQDQLEAVEKYDEVVHNLEFAKELQKTFSGLSQDLLKAQRKAHRRESLLKLEAEKKKLRTILQVQYVLQNFTQEHVQKDFKGGVNGAIYLPSKELDYLIRFAKLTCPERNENLSVEDQMEQSSLYFWDLLEGSEKPVVGTTYKHMKDLLSKLLDSGYFESIPTPRTTVPVKELEEEANRKSERTRQMSKGESVKESESLMELMKSEIQPQEFLNRRYLPEAEYSVKKKPEEPKSWEAECARKQEPPKSWEMLVDIEEQEQKQKPEPLKPWESRVRQQEPKRPDSPKPWETRVKEEEQKHESTKPWEARVEEEQKKQEAPKAWVARVREEQESPRPWVPKVREEQEQKKQESPKPWVAKVREEQEQKKQEAPKPWVTKVKEEPEKKQESPKPWVSQTREEPEQKKQEPVKSWNVHVREEPEQKRQEPVKAWAAHVREEPEQKKQESQEAWEAADRQKQVSSQQLQNPPKSWGAASVGPKEQMGPKKFDMEPKEVPKPVHQPAAEFCSTSTLPKDPVLRREKLQDLMTQIQGTYNFMQESILDFDKASPSAIGSSQQTSVTPASSPVASKEQKLPSQSDFLQQPLQAAASPVTLHGSNTSLASADQTLSGSETEDLVTPQTPQVSASLSQETEKYTSQPLYQTSSRISEPLMPKKIEIAQATIPLSSEPQSPLPTSSTSMSPVVQPGQTFQSPPASSSSVTITAAPFQAMQTVFKVNAPLPPRKDQEIKEDSSYSAGYNQSFSTASTQTPPQCQLQSSHVAEQTSLSQESLSSVSYQPDGAVPVSNGSLAFYPAQTNVIPRPPQPYLNSRGSVRGSARGGRSLANSYRSPGGYKGFDAYRGSPSITNGNYGQLQFPGRDYPGMPYSQRDVNYQQCYKRGGITSGPRANSRAMVSVYLSISRLKA, from the exons ATGGTGCAGCTTTCCCAAGCCCCTTTCCGTCGCCCATCACCTTCAGGCCGGTCGGAGGAGGGGGAGGATAAGAGCATGAAGGCTGCCAAGCAGCAGGTGAACCCGTCTGGGGAGAGCCAACCTCCCTCTAGTCCTCTGCAGTCTGCTCTAAACTCGGCAGCCTCTCCTTCCCAGGCATATGAAACTTATATTGATAATGGGCTTATCTGCCTCAAACACAAGATCAGGAACATTGAGAAGAAGAAg CTCAAATTAGAAGACTACAAAGATCGCCTAAAGAAGGGAGAAGCCCTCAATCAAGACCAGTTG GAGGCAGTAGAGAAATATGATGAAGTAGTACACAACTTAGAATTTGCCAAGGAGCTTCAGAAGACTTTTTCAGGTCTTAGCCAGGAT CTGCTGAAAGCACAGAGAAAGGCTCACCGAAGAGAGAGTCTATTGAAGCTTGAAGCGGAGAAGAAAAAGCTGCGTACAATACTTCAAGTCCAGTATGTGCTGCAGAACTTCACGCAAGAGCATGTTCAGAAAGATTTCAAAGGTGGTGTGAATGGTGCAATATACTTGCCTTCTAAAGAACTAGACTACCTCATAAGATTTGCAAAACTGACATGTCCAGAAAGAAATGAGAACTTGAG TGTTGAAGACCAGATGGAACAATCATCTCTTTACTTCTGGGACCTTCTAGAAGGCAGTGAGAAACCTGTGGTTGGAACTACAT ATAAACACATGAAGGACCTGTTATCCAAACTGCTAGACTCTGGTTACTTTGAAAGTATTCCAACTCCTCGTACCACTGTGCCAGTAAAAGAATTGGAAGAAGAAGCAAATAGAAAATCTGAGAGGACAAGGCAGATGTCAAAAGGAGAGTCTGTCAAAGAATCAG AATCCCTTATGGAGCTTATGAAGTCTGAAATACAGCCACAAGAG TTTCTCAACAGGCGTTATTTGCCTGAAGCAGAGTACTCTGTCAAGAAGAAGCCGGAAGAGCCCAAATCTTGGGAAGCTGAGTGTGCTAGAAAGCAAGAACCTCCGAAGTCCTGGGAAATGCTTGTTGATATCGAAGAgcaggaacagaagcagaaacCAGAGCCCCTAAAGCCTTGGGAATCTCGTGTTAGGCAGCAGGAACCAAAAAGGCCAGACTCCCCAAAGCCTTGGGAAACCCGCGTTAAAGAGGAGGAACAGAAACATGAGTCTACAAAACCCTGGGAGGCTCGTGTTGAAGAGGAACAGAAGAAGCAAGAAGCTCCAAAGGCCTGGGTAGCACGTGTTCGAGAAGAGCAGGAATCCCCCAGACCTTGGGTCCCTAAGGTTAGGGAAGAGCAGGAGCAGAAGAAACAGGAGTCACCTAAGCCATGGGTAGCAAAAGTTAGGGaagaacaggaacagaaaaagcaggaagCCCCAAAACCTTGGGTAACCAAAGTTAAGgaagaaccagaaaaaaagcaggagtCTCCAAAACCTTGGGTAAGCCAAACTAGAGAGGAGCCAGAACAAAAGAAGCAAGAGCCTGTGAAATCATGGAACGTGCATGTTAGGGAAGAGCCAGAGCAAAAGAGGCAGGAGCCTGTGAAGGCTTGGGCTGCCCATGTTAGGGAGGAGCCAGAACAAAAGAAGCAGGAGTCTCAAGAGGCTTGGGAAGCCGCTGACAGGCAGAAGCAAGTGTCATCTCAGCAGTTACAGAATCCTCCGAAGTCCTGGGGAGCTGCAAGTGTTGGGCCAAAGGAGCAGATGGGGCCAAAGAAGTTTGATATGGAACCCAAAGAA gTGCCTAAACCTGTACATCAGCCAGCTGCAGAATTTTGCTCTACTTCAACTCTTCCGAAAGACCCAGTACTAAGAAGGGAAAAACTTCAAGATCTGATGACTCAGATACAAGGGACTTATAACTTCATGCAG GAGTCCATTCTGGATTTTGATAAAGCTTCACCAAGTGCCATTGGTTCATCCCAACAAACTTCAGTTACTCCAGCAAGTAGTCCTGTAG cttcaaaagaacaaaaactgcCAAGTCAAAGTGATTTTCTTCAACAGCCACTCCAA gctgctgcttctcctgtgaCATTGCATGGTTCAAATACTTCCCTGGCATCTGCTGATCAGACTCTCTCTGGCTCTGAAACTGAAGATTTGGTGACACCACAGACACCACAG GTATCAGCATCGCTTTCTCAAGAGACTGAGAAATATACTTCTCAGCCACTGTATCAGACAAGCTCACGTATTTCTGAGCCTCTGATGCCCAAAAAGATTGAAATTGCCCAG GCAACTATTCCCCTCTCAAGTGAGCCACAGTCACCATTGCCTACTTCAAGCACCTCCATGTCACCAGTAGTACAACCAGGGCAAACCTTTCAATCTCCTCCAGCAAGTAGCAGTTCTGTCACAATAACAGCGGCTCCCTTTCAGGCTATGCAGACT GTGTTTAAGGTGAATGCACCGCTGCCTCCACGTAAAGACCAGGAAATTAAAGAGGATTCATCATATTCTGCAGGATATAATCAGAGTTTCTCTACAGCAAGTACAcagactcctcctcagtgccagTTGCAGTCTTCTCACGTTGCAGAACAAACCTCTCTTTCACAAGAATCTCTGTCCTCAG TTAGTTATCAACCTGATGGAGCCGTTCCTGTTAGCAATGGTAGCCTTGCCTTTTATCCAGCACAGACTAATGTTATTCCCAGACCGCCTCAGCCTTACCTTAACAGTCGCGGATCTGTCAGAGGATCTGCCAGAGGCGGAAGATCACTGGCCAATTCATACCGTTCCCCTGGTGGATACAAAG
- the CAPRIN2 gene encoding caprin-2 isoform X4, translating into MVQLSQAPFRRPSPSGRSEEGEDKSMKAAKQQVNPSGESQPPSSPLQSALNSAASPSQAYETYIDNGLICLKHKIRNIEKKKLKLEDYKDRLKKGEALNQDQLEAVEKYDEVVHNLEFAKELQKTFSGLSQDLLKAQRKAHRRESLLKLEAEKKKLRTILQVQYVLQNFTQEHVQKDFKGGVNGAIYLPSKELDYLIRFAKLTCPERNENLSVEDQMEQSSLYFWDLLEGSEKPVVGTTYKHMKDLLSKLLDSGYFESIPTPRTTVPVKELEEEANRKSERTRQMSKGESVKESESLMELMKSEIQPQEFLNRRYLPEAEYSVKKKPEEPKSWEAECARKQEPPKSWEMLVDIEEQEQKQKPEPLKPWESRVRQQEPKRPDSPKPWETRVKEEEQKHESTKPWEARVEEEQKKQEAPKAWVARVREEQESPRPWVPKVREEQEQKKQESPKPWVAKVREEQEQKKQEAPKPWVTKVKEEPEKKQESPKPWVSQTREEPEQKKQEPVKSWNVHVREEPEQKRQEPVKAWAAHVREEPEQKKQESQEAWEAADRQKQVSSQQLQNPPKSWGAASVGPKEQMGPKKFDMEPKEVPKPVHQPAAEFCSTSTLPKDPVLRREKLQDLMTQIQGTYNFMQESILDFDKASPSAIGSSQQTSVTPASSPVASKEQKLPSQSDFLQQPLQAAASPVTLHGSNTSLASADQTLSGSETEDLVTPQTPQVSASLSQETEKYTSQPLYQTSSRISEPLMPKKIEIAQATIPLSSEPQSPLPTSSTSMSPVVQPGQTFQSPPASSSSVTITAAPFQAMQTVFKVNAPLPPRKDQEIKEDSSYSAGYNQSFSTASTQTPPQCQLQSSHVAEQTSLSQESLSSVSYQPDGAVPVSNGSLAFYPAQTNVIPRPPQPYLNSRGSVRGSARGGRSLANSYRSPGGYKGFDAYRGSPSITNGNYGQLQFPGRDYPGMPYSQRDVNYQQCYKRGGITSGPRANSRG; encoded by the exons ATGGTGCAGCTTTCCCAAGCCCCTTTCCGTCGCCCATCACCTTCAGGCCGGTCGGAGGAGGGGGAGGATAAGAGCATGAAGGCTGCCAAGCAGCAGGTGAACCCGTCTGGGGAGAGCCAACCTCCCTCTAGTCCTCTGCAGTCTGCTCTAAACTCGGCAGCCTCTCCTTCCCAGGCATATGAAACTTATATTGATAATGGGCTTATCTGCCTCAAACACAAGATCAGGAACATTGAGAAGAAGAAg CTCAAATTAGAAGACTACAAAGATCGCCTAAAGAAGGGAGAAGCCCTCAATCAAGACCAGTTG GAGGCAGTAGAGAAATATGATGAAGTAGTACACAACTTAGAATTTGCCAAGGAGCTTCAGAAGACTTTTTCAGGTCTTAGCCAGGAT CTGCTGAAAGCACAGAGAAAGGCTCACCGAAGAGAGAGTCTATTGAAGCTTGAAGCGGAGAAGAAAAAGCTGCGTACAATACTTCAAGTCCAGTATGTGCTGCAGAACTTCACGCAAGAGCATGTTCAGAAAGATTTCAAAGGTGGTGTGAATGGTGCAATATACTTGCCTTCTAAAGAACTAGACTACCTCATAAGATTTGCAAAACTGACATGTCCAGAAAGAAATGAGAACTTGAG TGTTGAAGACCAGATGGAACAATCATCTCTTTACTTCTGGGACCTTCTAGAAGGCAGTGAGAAACCTGTGGTTGGAACTACAT ATAAACACATGAAGGACCTGTTATCCAAACTGCTAGACTCTGGTTACTTTGAAAGTATTCCAACTCCTCGTACCACTGTGCCAGTAAAAGAATTGGAAGAAGAAGCAAATAGAAAATCTGAGAGGACAAGGCAGATGTCAAAAGGAGAGTCTGTCAAAGAATCAG AATCCCTTATGGAGCTTATGAAGTCTGAAATACAGCCACAAGAG TTTCTCAACAGGCGTTATTTGCCTGAAGCAGAGTACTCTGTCAAGAAGAAGCCGGAAGAGCCCAAATCTTGGGAAGCTGAGTGTGCTAGAAAGCAAGAACCTCCGAAGTCCTGGGAAATGCTTGTTGATATCGAAGAgcaggaacagaagcagaaacCAGAGCCCCTAAAGCCTTGGGAATCTCGTGTTAGGCAGCAGGAACCAAAAAGGCCAGACTCCCCAAAGCCTTGGGAAACCCGCGTTAAAGAGGAGGAACAGAAACATGAGTCTACAAAACCCTGGGAGGCTCGTGTTGAAGAGGAACAGAAGAAGCAAGAAGCTCCAAAGGCCTGGGTAGCACGTGTTCGAGAAGAGCAGGAATCCCCCAGACCTTGGGTCCCTAAGGTTAGGGAAGAGCAGGAGCAGAAGAAACAGGAGTCACCTAAGCCATGGGTAGCAAAAGTTAGGGaagaacaggaacagaaaaagcaggaagCCCCAAAACCTTGGGTAACCAAAGTTAAGgaagaaccagaaaaaaagcaggagtCTCCAAAACCTTGGGTAAGCCAAACTAGAGAGGAGCCAGAACAAAAGAAGCAAGAGCCTGTGAAATCATGGAACGTGCATGTTAGGGAAGAGCCAGAGCAAAAGAGGCAGGAGCCTGTGAAGGCTTGGGCTGCCCATGTTAGGGAGGAGCCAGAACAAAAGAAGCAGGAGTCTCAAGAGGCTTGGGAAGCCGCTGACAGGCAGAAGCAAGTGTCATCTCAGCAGTTACAGAATCCTCCGAAGTCCTGGGGAGCTGCAAGTGTTGGGCCAAAGGAGCAGATGGGGCCAAAGAAGTTTGATATGGAACCCAAAGAA gTGCCTAAACCTGTACATCAGCCAGCTGCAGAATTTTGCTCTACTTCAACTCTTCCGAAAGACCCAGTACTAAGAAGGGAAAAACTTCAAGATCTGATGACTCAGATACAAGGGACTTATAACTTCATGCAG GAGTCCATTCTGGATTTTGATAAAGCTTCACCAAGTGCCATTGGTTCATCCCAACAAACTTCAGTTACTCCAGCAAGTAGTCCTGTAG cttcaaaagaacaaaaactgcCAAGTCAAAGTGATTTTCTTCAACAGCCACTCCAA gctgctgcttctcctgtgaCATTGCATGGTTCAAATACTTCCCTGGCATCTGCTGATCAGACTCTCTCTGGCTCTGAAACTGAAGATTTGGTGACACCACAGACACCACAG GTATCAGCATCGCTTTCTCAAGAGACTGAGAAATATACTTCTCAGCCACTGTATCAGACAAGCTCACGTATTTCTGAGCCTCTGATGCCCAAAAAGATTGAAATTGCCCAG GCAACTATTCCCCTCTCAAGTGAGCCACAGTCACCATTGCCTACTTCAAGCACCTCCATGTCACCAGTAGTACAACCAGGGCAAACCTTTCAATCTCCTCCAGCAAGTAGCAGTTCTGTCACAATAACAGCGGCTCCCTTTCAGGCTATGCAGACT GTGTTTAAGGTGAATGCACCGCTGCCTCCACGTAAAGACCAGGAAATTAAAGAGGATTCATCATATTCTGCAGGATATAATCAGAGTTTCTCTACAGCAAGTACAcagactcctcctcagtgccagTTGCAGTCTTCTCACGTTGCAGAACAAACCTCTCTTTCACAAGAATCTCTGTCCTCAG TTAGTTATCAACCTGATGGAGCCGTTCCTGTTAGCAATGGTAGCCTTGCCTTTTATCCAGCACAGACTAATGTTATTCCCAGACCGCCTCAGCCTTACCTTAACAGTCGCGGATCTGTCAGAGGATCTGCCAGAGGCGGAAGATCACTGGCCAATTCATACCGTTCCCCTGGTGGATACAAAG